The Persephonella sp. genome segment CTTCTTCATAGGAAAAATCTAATTGTGATATTCCTTTTTGATATAGCTTTTTTCTGAGATATAAAGGGCTTTTCCCTTTTTGGATAGCAAGTTCTTTGTGCCTCTGAATTAGTTTATCGTCATTTATATATCCCTTTTCTTCAAGTTCATCTAAAACTTTCTCTATCTGGTTTTCATTAAAACCCTTTTGCAGAAGTTTTTGCTTTAATTCC includes the following:
- a CDS encoding regulatory protein RecX; translation: MKKIKSVAFRLLAKKDYYKQELKQKLLQKGFNENQIEKVLDELEEKGYINDDKLIQRHKELAIQKGKSPLYLRKKLYQKGISQLDFSYEEELEAALNLLRNKYKKQKKFYDVVKFLKNRGFSYSVIQEAANKFLNEEE